Within the Saccharomonospora amisosensis genome, the region GCCTCTATTTCGGACAGGCCGCGGAGGAACTGACCGGCGGGACCTCGACCGGCCGCTCGCCCGCGACTTTCGAGTTGTTCGGCTTCCCGTTCTCCAACGAGGGTGACCTGGAGATCCTCAACGTCCCGATCCGGCAGACGGAGCGGGTCTGGTACCTGTTCCTCGCGCTGCTGGTGATCGCGTTCCTGCTGGCACGAGGCGCGGTCAAGGGCAGGATCGGCAGGTCATGGCGGGCGGTGCGTGACAACGAGGCATCGGCGGCGGTGATGGGTGTTGGCGTCGGTCGCACCAAGGCAGGCGTGTTCGCGGTTTCCTCGGCATACGCGGGGCTCGCCGGGGTGATGACCGTGCTGTGGTTCGACATCCTCAAACCGGACGAGAGCGAGTTCGGCACCTACGGGATCAACGTCTCCATCGCGTACCTCGCGATGATCATCATCGGCGGGCTCGGCTCGGTTCCGGGTGCGCTCGTCGGCGCCTTCATCGTGAACGGCCTGCCGCAGGCACTCGCTCTCTACTCAACCCAGGCGGGCTGGTCAACGGGCACAGGGGAGGGCGCGTTCACGCCCATCTTGATCAGTTCGTTCGTCTACGGCGCGGCGATCATTCTCGTCGTGCTCTTCGAGCCCGGGGGACTGGCGGCCATCGGTCGCAGGATCGCGGGTCGCCTCAGCGGCACGCAGCGTGGAAAGGAAACGACACAATGAAACGACGGATGGTGGCACTTGCCTGTGCCTCCGCGCTCGTGCTCGCCGCCTGCGGCACCAAGGGCGGCGGCTCCGAGGAGGGCGCGGAGGGCGCTGGCGGGGTGAAGGCCGGGGTCGGTGTCACCGACACCGAGATAACCCTCGGTGTGATGACCGACCAGACCGGTCCCTTCAAGAACCTCTCGACCGGCATCACGCACGGCAACGAGCTGTGGGTCAAGGACTTCAACGCGGCGGGCGGTGTCTGCGGCCGCAAGGTGAAGCTGGAGATCGTCGACCACGGCTACAAGGCCGACACCGCCAAGACCCTTTACCCCCAGATCGAACCGAAGGTGCTCGGCTTCGTGCAGGTCGTCGGGTCGCCGATCATGGCCGCGCTCGGTGGTGACCTTGAGGCCGACCAGGTGACCACAACGCCCGCGTCGTGGTCTTCGGAACTGCTCGGCAACCCCTACGTGATGATCGTCGGAACCACCTATGACGTCGAGATGA harbors:
- a CDS encoding branched-chain amino acid ABC transporter permease, with product MSEASVTDRSTVEEPARAPVPASRRDIGWWARKAMWLALLIVLLALPLYLEAQWLKAGQYVMVGAVGAIGLTLLTGQAGQLSLGHAFFLLVGATSYTVLSAPTDEERVIGFGIDPALSLVGAVLITAVLGLAFAPVAARLRGIYLGVASLSLVFLGLYFGQAAEELTGGTSTGRSPATFELFGFPFSNEGDLEILNVPIRQTERVWYLFLALLVIAFLLARGAVKGRIGRSWRAVRDNEASAAVMGVGVGRTKAGVFAVSSAYAGLAGVMTVLWFDILKPDESEFGTYGINVSIAYLAMIIIGGLGSVPGALVGAFIVNGLPQALALYSTQAGWSTGTGEGAFTPILISSFVYGAAIILVVLFEPGGLAAIGRRIAGRLSGTQRGKETTQ